In the Nitrospirales bacterium LBB_01 genome, one interval contains:
- a CDS encoding amino acid permease, producing the protein MFRRLLLKKDISLLLSGAFDESTGLRRALSTFELVSLGVGGIIGAGIFVLTGHAAAEFAGPAVTLSFLLALVACGFAGFCYAELASMMPIAGSAYTYAYASMGEFVAWIIGWDLILEYFLGATTVAIGWSGYVVSFLKDFGIYFPEKLSGPLISYNTDLHSWHLTGNIFNLPALAILFIVTTILIVGIRVSSRANTAIVVLKVTILLVFITTGVFYIKPELWHPFIPPNTGTFGSFGVSGVFRAAGFIFFAYIGFDSVSTAASEAKNPQKSLPVGILGSLAICTVLYLVVSLIMTGVVHYSKLGGAAPIATATDAMGLTFLSPLIKIGAIAGLTSVILVLALGQTRIFYAMSKDNLLPPMFSRIHKRYRTPHVSTMVVGAAASLAATLLPIDIVSELVSIGTLLAFLIVCAGVLILKYTRPDIKRTFMVPWGPVIPIGGIISCLYLMAGLPLGTWFRLIIWLILGLIVYFAYSIKKSSLNKIA; encoded by the coding sequence ATGTTTAGACGGCTACTTTTAAAAAAAGACATAAGTTTGCTTTTATCAGGGGCATTTGATGAGTCAACGGGGCTCAGAAGAGCGCTTAGCACCTTTGAACTGGTATCTCTTGGCGTTGGTGGAATCATTGGGGCAGGGATTTTTGTGCTGACAGGTCATGCCGCCGCAGAGTTTGCCGGGCCTGCTGTGACACTGTCTTTTTTGCTTGCGCTTGTTGCCTGTGGTTTTGCAGGGTTTTGTTATGCTGAGCTTGCCTCTATGATGCCGATAGCAGGAAGCGCCTACACTTATGCGTATGCCTCTATGGGCGAATTTGTTGCATGGATTATCGGCTGGGACCTCATCCTTGAGTATTTTCTCGGCGCTACCACCGTGGCGATAGGCTGGTCAGGATACGTTGTCAGTTTTCTGAAAGACTTTGGTATCTATTTTCCAGAGAAATTAAGCGGACCTCTTATTTCTTACAACACCGACCTCCACAGTTGGCATTTAACCGGTAATATATTTAATTTACCAGCTCTTGCCATACTTTTTATAGTAACCACCATTCTGATTGTAGGAATAAGAGTTTCGTCACGGGCCAACACCGCTATTGTAGTGTTAAAGGTCACTATCTTACTTGTGTTTATCACAACCGGTGTGTTTTATATAAAACCGGAGCTTTGGCATCCATTTATACCACCAAACACGGGGACTTTTGGTTCGTTTGGAGTAAGCGGCGTATTCAGGGCGGCAGGTTTCATCTTTTTTGCATACATTGGCTTTGACAGCGTTTCCACTGCGGCATCTGAAGCTAAAAATCCTCAAAAATCACTACCTGTCGGCATATTAGGCTCTCTTGCCATATGCACCGTTCTCTACTTAGTGGTATCACTTATAATGACAGGCGTTGTGCATTATTCAAAATTAGGAGGCGCTGCCCCAATTGCCACAGCTACCGACGCTATGGGACTGACTTTTCTCTCTCCGCTTATTAAAATAGGAGCCATTGCCGGGCTTACCTCTGTAATACTTGTTCTTGCACTGGGACAGACCAGGATTTTTTATGCCATGTCTAAGGATAACCTGCTTCCCCCAATGTTTTCACGTATTCATAAAAGATACAGAACCCCGCACGTGTCAACTATGGTAGTGGGCGCTGCCGCCTCTTTAGCCGCCACCCTGCTTCCGATTGATATAGTCAGCGAGCTTGTCAGCATAGGCACTCTGCTTGCGTTTCTTATTGTCTGTGCCGGCGTGCTGATATTGAAGTACACCCGTCCGGACATAAAACGCACATTCATGGTTCCGTGGGGACCGGTTATCCCTATTGGCGGCATAATTTCTTGTCTCTATCTAATGGCCGGACTGCCTTTGGGGACGTGGTTCAGGCTGATTATCTGGCTAATTTTGGGATTAATTGTTTATTTTGCCTACAGTATAAAAAAATCATCGCTAAATAAGATAGCGTAA
- a CDS encoding DedA family protein — MEYLFKALDMLMHLDKHLVDLTAAYGQWTYAVLFSIVFCETGLVVTPFLPGDSLLFATGAISALGTLSPVKLAVTLFFAAIIGDNTNYWIGRFLGPKVFSREDSIVLNKKHLERTQRFYEKYGTKTIVIARFVPIIRTFAPFVAGIGRMRYSKFISFSVLGGLLWISLFISGGYFFGNLPLVKRNFTIVIFVIIILSVMPAIVEVLRHKFERKE, encoded by the coding sequence ATGGAATATCTCTTTAAAGCGCTTGACATGCTGATGCACCTTGATAAGCATCTTGTAGATTTAACTGCCGCCTATGGGCAGTGGACGTATGCCGTGTTGTTTTCTATTGTGTTTTGTGAAACAGGACTTGTGGTTACTCCTTTTTTGCCGGGTGATTCGTTGCTTTTTGCAACCGGTGCTATATCAGCCCTTGGCACACTGAGTCCTGTAAAATTAGCAGTTACTCTTTTTTTTGCAGCTATCATAGGGGATAATACCAACTACTGGATAGGCAGGTTTCTGGGCCCAAAGGTATTCAGCAGGGAGGACTCAATTGTTCTTAATAAAAAGCACCTTGAGCGAACCCAGAGGTTTTATGAAAAATACGGCACTAAAACTATAGTCATCGCCCGTTTTGTTCCAATAATCAGAACATTTGCTCCGTTTGTAGCTGGGATTGGCAGGATGCGCTACAGCAAATTCATCTCTTTTAGTGTCTTAGGAGGTTTGCTGTGGATTTCTCTTTTTATTTCTGGCGGATATTTTTTTGGGAACTTACCACTTGTAAAGAGAAATTTTACAATCGTTATATTTGTTATAATAATCTTGTCTGTAATGCCTGCAATTGTAGAGGTTTTACGACATAAATTTGAAAGGAAGGAGTGA